The Chlorocebus sabaeus isolate Y175 chromosome 22, mChlSab1.0.hap1, whole genome shotgun sequence genome segment cctgggagtggatttcccccttagtgttcttgtgatagtgactgagttctcatgagacctagtgatttaaaagtgtgtggcacttctctctttgctcactctctctccttctctgccatggtaagacttgcttgcttccccttcactttcttccaagattgtaagtttcctggggcctcctaaccatgcttcctgtacagcctatggaattgtgagtcaattaaatctcttttcttcataaagtactcagtcttgggtagttctttatagcagtgtgagaatgaactaatacagaaaattagtaccagaagagtggggcactgctataaagatacctgaaaatgaggaagcaactttgaaactgggtaacaggaagaggttgtaacagtttggaggactcagaagaagacagtaagatgaaggaaagtttggaatttcctagagacttgttgaatggttttgaccaaaatgctcttagtgatgtggacaatgaaatccaggccgAGGTagtcagatggagatgagaaacttattaGGAACTGGactaaaggtcactcttgctatgctttagcaaagtgACTGATGGCGATTTTCCCTTGAgatcctagagatctgtggaactttgaacttgagagagatgatttagggtatctggcagaagaaatttctaagcaacaaaggaTTAAAGATGTTTTGTTACCTGGTTGTTTCTAAAACTGTATGATTATATGTGTGAACAGAGAGATTTTCTGAAACTTGAACTTatctttaaaagggaagcagagcataaaagtctggaaaatgtgtagcctggccatgtggcagagaagaaaaacccattttctggggagaaatttaaacctgttgcagaaatttgcatgagtaacAAGGATCCAAatattaatagccaagacaatacaGAAAATGTCAGCAGGGCATTTCTGAGATCTTCatggcagctcctcccatcacaggccaagAAGTCTAGGAGggaaagtggtttcatgggctgggcccagggcccctcTGTTCTGTGCAGCCCTGGGACTTGGCACCCTGCACcctagctgctccagctccagtcatagctaaaaggggtcaaggtaTAACTTGAGTCGTTGCTTCAAAGGGTGCAAGCCCCAGGTTTTGATGGCTTTCCTGTGGCCTGTGggtgtgcagaagacaagaatttgggaacctctgcctagatttcagaggatgcatggaaacacctggatgttcaGGAATAAGTCTGCTGTAGGGGCAGAGACCTCACGGAGAACCTCTACTAAGGCTGTGGGAaggggaaatgtgaggttggagccctcacatagagttcccactggggcactgcctagtggagctatgagaagagggccactgtcctccagatgccaggatggtagatccactgacagcttgcactgtgtgcctggaaaaacgGCAGGCACTAGATGCCAGgccattttgatttgcatttctctgatgatcagggATGTTGaccaccttttcatatgcctgcttaccatttgtatgtcttcttttgagaaacgtctctTCAAATCTTTTACCCTGtatttgatcagattattagattctTTCCTATAAAGgggtttgagttccttatatattctggttattaatccattGTCAGGTGAGTAGTTTacaactattttctcccattctgtgggttgtctcttcattttgttgattgtatcctttgttgtgcagaagctttttaacttgatgtaatcccatttgtccatgtcTTCTTTGGTTGTCTATTCTTgtagggtattgctcaagaaatctttgcccagaacaATGTCCTGGAAACTTccctcaatgttttcttgtagaattttcataGTCAGAGGTATTAGATTGaagctttttattcattttgattttatttttggatatggtgagagataggggtctagttttattcttttgcatatggatatctagttttctcagcaccatttattgatgagactgtcttttcccaagGTATGTTCTTGGAACCtttgttaaaaaatgaattcactgtagatgtgtggatttgtttctggttttttattctgttccattggtctacgtgttTCTTTTTATGTCAGAAAAATTCAGGGCACTTCCCACTGCAgtccttgtctttatttttcattatttcatccATTGACTTTGTCTAATAAGATTTCCCATCAGATTTTAGCACAAAATGGGGGAACTAGGTATATGTCTAAAATTTGAGCTGCAATTTTCATGGGAAAGACAACTGTATTTGGGTTTGTCTCCTAAAGGGAATCAGAAACTTTGGCCTTATTAAATTATGTTTTGATTACCTCAGATAAGATTATACTAATTAAAGCACTAAGAGTAAATTTCACATTTAACTAAAGTTTATACAAACATGACAGAAGTGTCATCTGTGGCGGtaaatagtatataaaatattatttcatttgttaaaaCTAGAAGTGTTCACATGAAATAGTGTTTATGATTCCAGAAGTTAAATGCCACTGGGGACAATCTGGACTTTTCATATATGTCCAAATCCACAATACACACTAGAACAGCTTCAGTTTGTTCCATAGGGAATCCCTTGGCATTCTTATGAGAATTTCAGTTTTCCATTCAATCATCTTCTGGCAAAAGTACAGAGTTATACAATTGAATGACTCTTCTGTTCAATCCAAATTTATGTAAACAGTAGTTTTCTGAGCTTGCAGAAAGAAGCCTCCAAAAAGAATGAACATGCAATGAATTGCTACCTGTGTTATCAGCATTCCTGtgcaattgtatttttttctgttttagaaagcCTAATGGTTTTAGAGGatatcttaaatttctttcaaaatatgggtaagaaaaaatatctataatTTTCATTACGCTTTGTAGAAATGTTGAAAATGCTAGTTAACTTACCATAATTTTAGATTGGGTATACAAGCTGTCAAAATAGCCAGGCTGAAATTAGATAACTATTACTGGCTTATCTCTATAGTTTAGTTTCATGACTATGATGTGGATAGGATAAATAGTTATAAGACAACATTGTtcttttaatgatattttatttttttgttaaccTTATTATGACTTTATATGACAACTTGTGGTGATCTAGGACATTAAACAattgaaactggttttgatcatAGTGATTCTAAGAATTATTTCAGATTATTCTGATAGAAatactcattctttctaattaATCACTTTCTTAGACTAAAACTCTTAAGGTCAGTCACTTAAAAATTAACTCTTGTATTCTTAtccccacttctgggtataatTTGACAACTCAGACTGTCAAATGAAGGATGTATTCAGTGGATTCATTGTATTTCTGCCATGGTTGAGTTTACAACTAAAGTCCACTTTtgatcctgtcttttttttttcttcttttacccaTATTCGAAATGTAGGACCAGTGTGTTTCATTGCCATCCTAGATCATTGTTTCTTCACTCTAGAGGCAAGAAGAATGGGAAAATGAGTTTCTAGTTGTTTTGGCTTGTATAGTAGTAGGTAACCTTCGGACAGCCCCCAAGACATGGGTGGCAAAAAAGACAATTAGATCTTGGCCATCTTATAAAGAATGTGCAGTCACTTTGTGCATCATTCCTAATGATGCTATCAAATACTACAATGATTCCAAGTAATTATTTCTATTAAGCTCGAATAGGCCCATATTACTGATTGAATCTCACCTAGTTGCTCAGATGTGATGCTCACTCCAAAAACTCGTCAGCAAATTGAGTTCTCATCCTCATTGTTTAATATCCATCTACCTGGTCACCAAGTGACTTctctctccttcactgatgaTGTATTTCATACCAAATATGTCACAGAAATTAAGAGACTCTACATTCTGAATTCTTTTGAATCTATTCATTTGTCCTACCATGCCTTCCAATATCATATCACACAtgcatatccatcaccttgagggtattttcaaaatacagattCCTAGACCTCATTCCTGAAATAATCAACTTCTACATTAAAACCTCACAATCTGCATTTTTCATGAACAAATGTCTCCCAGATGATTCTCATGTGTAATCTAATTTGGGATCTCCTTGACCTTAGTATCAAGTTTCTAATTAGGATTCCTGAATCAGCTTCTCCTTCCTGCAGCATACTTTTACACTACCaagaactaaatttttaaaatatactattttaaaaatatactgggccgggagcagtggctcacgcctataatcccagcactttatgaggagctgagatcgtgccattgcactccagcctgggcaacaagagcaaagctctgcctccaaaaatatatatacatatatgtgtatatgtattattatacatatgtgtatatataatatatatattatatattatgccatttcccattttaaaatatttggtgcaTATTTATCATGTGAAGAATAAAGTTTGAGATTCTCCACATTACATTCATTCCATTTTTAATACAggcctttcaaatatcttttttccTTCACCCTACATCCATATCCCAGACAGAAGGTTTTCCTATTACATTCAGTAGAGTTCACAAAAATTTAGTACATTTAGATGATGcatcttttaaaatctcaatGTGTTAATTCCTATACAATTTTCaaaccaaaatatattattttttccatgtatttaAATGCTCAAATATAGGGTGCATCAATTAGAgtgctgataaaaaaaaaattaagagggcTCTGATAATTACATAGTTTATTTCAACACTTCTTCCCCAATTTCAACTCACAATTCCATTGCAAATGTtcctttacatttatttcattttttagaggACATGCAGTGAGGACATGGAAGAGGAAAATGCAACATTGCTGACAGAGTTTGTTCTCACAGGATTTCTATATCAACCAAAGTGGAAAATACCCCTGTTCCTGGCATTCTTGGTTGTATATCTCATCACCGTCATGGGGAATCTTGGTCTAATTGTCATCATCTGGAAAGACCCTCACCTTCATATCCCAATGTACTTATTCCTTGGGAGTTTGGCCTTTGTGGATGCTTTGTTATCATCCACAGTGACTCCGAAGATGCTGATCAACTTCTTAGCTAAGAGTAAGATGATATCTCTCTCTGAATGCAtgatacaatttttttcctttgcaattgGTGTAACCACAGAATGTTTTCTCTTGGCATCAATGGCATATGATCGCTATGTAGCCATTTGCAAACCTTTACTTTATCCAGTCATTATGACCAACGGACTATGCATCCGGCTGTTAGTTTTGTCATTTCTAGGTGGCCTTCTTCATGCTTTAATCCATGAAATTTTTTTATTCAGATTAACCTTCTGTAATTCCAACATAATACAACATTTTTACTGTGACATTATCCCATTATTAAAGATTTCCTGTACCGATTCTTCTATTAACTTtctaatggtttttatttttgcaggTTCAATTCAAGTTTTTACCATTGGAACTATTCTTATATCTTATACACTTGTCCTCCttattatcttaaaaaataagtcTGTCAAAGGGATGCAAAAAGCTGTCTCCACCTGTGGAGCTCATCTCTTATCTGTATCTTTATACTATGGGCCCCTCGCCGCCATGTATGTGGGCTCTGCTTCCTCACAGGCTGATGACCAAGATATGATGGAGTCTCTATTTTACACTGTCATTATTCCTTTATTAAACCCCATGATCTACAGCCTGAGAAACAATCAAGTAATAGATTCATtcagaaaaatgttcaaaagaaatgtttagatCTCATACAATCTCTCTTCTGTATTTACTAAAGCTGTCACAAGATTGTGCAAATTAGAGGTGTGTATGTCTTACCAGCACTTAAAGATTTTGCAAAATTCCAATACTTTAATGACCTAAGGTTTAATACATAGTAAACTAATAAATATATTCCTAATATAGCATTTAAGAAATTTTAATCATGTTCATATCATCATTGAATAATGttactagaaaacaaataaaaacattttacagtATTGTATGTTATTCAATGTGGCTTTATAAATgcattaaatgttaaaatagtcTAGGTCATCGAATAAGGACTTGAGTATAAGTGCAGTAAAAATAGTGACTGACCTCTTTTTAATTTGGATGTGTTAGGACCTTTAATAAATAATCTCATATTAGACTTTAATCTTTAATTAGACATCGTAGCCTGGAGAGGCTGTGATATCATGCTAAGAACATACCGTTTGTCTTGACCTGCAATATTCATAGATTTAGGTAAATTCGTCTGTACTCAAAAGAGGTCCTAAAAAGATTTTTCAGTTTCCTGGGCCTTCTAGAAAGTGACCTCCTTCTCAGCCAGTAAGGCTGAAAA includes the following:
- the LOC140708541 gene encoding olfactory receptor 5H14-like, with the protein product MEEENATLLTEFVLTGFLYQPKWKIPLFLAFLVVYLITVMGNLGLIVIIWKDPHLHIPMYLFLGSLAFVDALLSSTVTPKMLINFLAKSKMISLSECMIQFFSFAIGVTTECFLLASMAYDRYVAICKPLLYPVIMTNGLCIRLLVLSFLGGLLHALIHEIFLFRLTFCNSNIIQHFYCDIIPLLKISCTDSSINFLMVFIFAGSIQVFTIGTILISYTLVLLIILKNKSVKGMQKAVSTCGAHLLSVSLYYGPLAAMYVGSASSQADDQDMMESLFYTVIIPLLNPMIYSLRNNQVIDSFRKMFKRNV